The following proteins are co-located in the Synechococcus sp. PROS-U-1 genome:
- a CDS encoding phytanoyl-CoA dioxygenase family protein — MNWGKTIECFVHKGYMILPGAISEILLDEARKVTVCCLYDLLKEYNLVGKLYTLLFSNKIRSVGDNSLEMFIKCEAPLFFEHALSLLLDETEMSTFDIQSKIWKNFLFNDIQKKFLLTNSVVNKIMPIIGTDLQFQSSGSLTISLSKAQSVKHNNYLFKKYHQELWSGNSISSLQFWTPLIESNHDGQLVVIDCSHTWGLVPNENRKPVALPHKYEETKLKLSFGDVLIFHPLLLHKSAPMPERNYSRLSMPLTIRNWRIKSQVNFEERHSWDTYSYSPLTSVEMKLGNSYLSPFRLVDVEMMQPDGRVV; from the coding sequence ATGAATTGGGGCAAAACAATAGAGTGCTTCGTGCACAAAGGGTATATGATTTTGCCAGGCGCAATAAGCGAAATTCTTCTAGATGAGGCTCGTAAAGTTACTGTATGTTGTTTATATGACTTGTTGAAGGAATATAATCTCGTTGGCAAGCTTTACACTTTGCTTTTTTCTAATAAGATAAGAAGTGTAGGTGATAATTCCTTGGAGATGTTTATTAAATGCGAAGCGCCTCTTTTTTTTGAGCATGCTCTGAGTCTTTTGCTTGACGAGACAGAGATGTCAACCTTTGATATTCAGAGCAAGATTTGGAAAAATTTTTTATTTAATGATATTCAAAAGAAATTTTTATTAACCAATTCAGTAGTTAATAAAATTATGCCCATCATTGGCACTGATCTTCAATTTCAATCAAGTGGATCTTTGACCATTTCTTTGTCTAAGGCTCAATCTGTAAAGCATAATAATTATCTTTTCAAGAAATATCATCAAGAGCTTTGGAGCGGCAACTCAATTTCTTCATTGCAATTTTGGACTCCTTTGATTGAGTCAAATCATGATGGTCAACTTGTTGTAATTGATTGTTCTCATACATGGGGCTTAGTTCCTAATGAGAATAGAAAGCCAGTTGCCTTACCTCATAAGTATGAAGAAACGAAATTAAAGCTATCTTTTGGGGATGTACTGATTTTTCACCCCTTACTTCTTCATAAATCAGCGCCTATGCCTGAAAGAAACTATTCTCGATTAAGTATGCCACTTACAATAAGAAATTGGAGAATCAAGTCTCAGGTTAATTTTGAAGAAAGACATTCTTGGGACACATATAGCTATTCGCCTTTGACATCAGTTGAAATGAAGCTAGGGAATTCTTATCTTTCGCCCTTTAGGCTCGTTGATGTTGAAATGATGCAGCCTGATGGAAGAGTTGTTTAG
- a CDS encoding FkbM family methyltransferase, with protein sequence MSNFQKMYDSSLSKIKNNWLSVVRECELNWDHIDGSAIEYELAVKKCRTLSMKTFGLGTPCQSNFRDNVRIVFPYRSFGNIDTVNLFHFDEIRLFALYSLLSSTYKKFTDVGANVGLHSIYVSQLGYEVNAFEPDPIHINWFKENLRLNNLMHDIKIHPNAISNRSGTSNFTRVCGNTTGSHLEGAKINAYGVLNTFEVAIETLKKDHIENSVVKIDAEGEEVKILTSLSANLFDNSCFFVEVSSSHNSLLLFDYFKKSNISCYSQKNKWRKIKSSKDMPRSYKDGLILISNDERLKTIGKNFS encoded by the coding sequence ATGAGCAATTTTCAGAAAATGTACGATTCAAGTTTATCTAAAATAAAAAATAACTGGTTGAGTGTTGTAAGAGAATGTGAATTGAACTGGGACCATATTGATGGCTCTGCTATTGAATATGAACTAGCGGTAAAAAAATGCAGGACATTATCTATGAAGACATTTGGTCTTGGCACACCTTGCCAGTCTAATTTTCGTGACAATGTTCGAATAGTTTTTCCATACAGATCATTCGGAAATATAGATACTGTAAATTTATTTCATTTCGACGAGATAAGATTATTTGCACTTTACTCATTGCTCTCTTCTACATATAAAAAATTTACAGATGTGGGTGCCAATGTAGGGTTGCACTCAATCTATGTATCCCAACTGGGCTACGAAGTAAATGCTTTTGAACCAGATCCAATACATATAAATTGGTTCAAAGAAAACCTAAGACTCAACAATTTAATGCACGATATAAAGATTCACCCAAATGCAATTTCAAACCGCTCTGGTACGTCCAATTTTACTAGAGTCTGTGGAAACACAACGGGCAGCCATCTGGAGGGAGCAAAGATCAATGCTTATGGTGTGTTAAATACATTTGAAGTCGCCATCGAAACTTTAAAGAAGGACCATATAGAAAATTCTGTCGTAAAAATAGATGCAGAAGGCGAAGAAGTGAAAATTTTGACTTCACTAAGTGCTAATTTGTTTGACAATTCGTGCTTTTTTGTTGAGGTCTCCTCGAGTCATAACAGTTTATTACTATTTGACTATTTTAAAAAGTCAAATATCTCATGTTATTCACAAAAAAATAAATGGAGAAAAATTAAATCGTCCAAAGATATGCCTAGAAGCTACAAAGATGGATTGATTTTGATCTCAAATGACGAACGATTGAAAACAATCGGCAAAAATTTTTCATAA
- a CDS encoding phytanoyl-CoA dioxygenase family protein, with protein sequence MTIQPKLASSLSIPKYTVNEIQQSLCFFAENGFVIYKDVYSNEVIGQCSEFIDNACQIHSSAHIDNSNINFLIMKSLARTDLFNSIEHSEMQINILKEYLGPDIAKLGGDHLSLIRPTESSNLVVKNLHSDAWTGTSVNTIFWNLFFTDANKENTLGVCPGSHALGNLPVKNRNLDADVSSLNLDCIALDTIKQGNVVLWHPFLLHFTTGTSAVRRSSVVMRFTSTQTPFSSQEKSLGYKSISNGPLSYVMRLVGSDYASPYRVLGGVPAIDKRLEYLYPCSKKLHIK encoded by the coding sequence ATGACAATTCAACCAAAGTTGGCGTCATCTTTATCAATTCCTAAATATACTGTCAATGAGATTCAGCAATCATTATGCTTTTTCGCTGAAAATGGATTCGTAATTTATAAAGACGTCTATAGCAATGAAGTGATTGGTCAATGTTCTGAATTTATCGATAATGCTTGTCAAATTCATTCTTCAGCGCATATAGACAATAGTAATATTAATTTTCTGATTATGAAGTCTCTGGCTCGAACAGATTTATTTAATTCTATCGAGCATTCTGAAATGCAAATTAATATTTTGAAGGAATATTTGGGCCCCGATATTGCAAAGCTTGGTGGCGATCATCTTTCCTTAATACGACCAACAGAGTCCAGTAATCTTGTCGTCAAAAATCTCCACTCTGATGCATGGACGGGAACATCTGTAAATACTATTTTTTGGAATTTGTTCTTTACAGATGCAAATAAAGAAAACACTCTAGGTGTTTGTCCAGGGAGCCATGCTTTAGGTAATTTACCGGTCAAGAATCGCAACTTAGATGCAGATGTTAGTAGTTTGAACCTTGATTGTATAGCTTTGGATACAATTAAGCAGGGAAATGTTGTTTTATGGCATCCTTTCCTTCTGCATTTTACAACTGGTACTTCTGCAGTAAGACGGTCATCAGTTGTAATGAGATTTACTTCTACGCAAACTCCTTTTAGTAGCCAGGAGAAATCTCTTGGATATAAGTCCATATCAAATGGACCTCTTAGTTATGTAATGAGATTGGTAGGGTCCGACTATGCGTCGCCGTATAGAGTCTTGGGTGGAGTACCTGCAATTGACAAACGTTTAGAATATCTCTACCCTTGCTCTAAAAAATTACACATCAAATGA
- a CDS encoding diflavin flavoprotein, giving the protein MSVTTTAPTRRTIQLPIDDGVVGLRGLSPQRNRFELEYALERGSTANSVLFEAGDGAPAVLVHPPGVAYSAAFLPVLADALPSSAAPLLVVVGHVNPNRVALLRDLAEAYSGLELIVSNPGAKLIEELWSQRKPAPPGETCEQPPLPDLPPLRIIRQEQTLPLSQQRSLMLLPAPTPRWPGGLLAFEESLGLLMSDKFFSAHLCTDSWAESNRSSTEEERRHFYDCLMAPMARQVDALVERLEELDIRTIAPGHGPAIEASWRSLLNDYRRWGEGQQNATLTVALLFASAYGNTAAIADALARGVSRTGIRVSSLNCEFTPADELVSTIKQADAVLIGSPTLGGHAPTPIVSALGTLLAEGDRNKPVGVFGSFGWSGEAVDLLETKLRDGGFSFGFDPIRVKFSPDAARVKELEETGTRFARQLLQSQKRAQRRSAGGLSESRSDPAVLALGRVIGSLCVLTTRKADLSGAMVASWVSQASFSPPGITVAVAKDRAVEALLHKGDRFALNVLAEGRETAAMKQFLQPFEPGADRFAGLELDASPADQPLLPDALAWLDGKVSQRMECGDHWLIYAEVDHGGVLDAEGSTAVHQRRSGANY; this is encoded by the coding sequence ATGAGCGTGACCACCACTGCACCCACGCGTCGCACGATCCAACTGCCGATCGACGATGGGGTCGTTGGTCTCCGCGGTCTGAGCCCTCAACGAAACCGCTTTGAACTGGAGTACGCCCTAGAGCGGGGAAGCACCGCCAACAGCGTGTTGTTTGAGGCCGGCGATGGTGCCCCTGCCGTGCTGGTTCACCCTCCGGGTGTGGCCTACAGCGCGGCCTTTCTTCCGGTGCTTGCAGACGCCCTGCCCAGCAGCGCCGCGCCGCTGCTGGTTGTTGTGGGACACGTGAACCCCAACCGCGTTGCCCTGCTGCGGGATCTAGCGGAGGCCTATTCCGGCTTGGAGCTGATCGTCTCCAACCCGGGCGCCAAGTTGATCGAGGAGCTGTGGAGCCAACGCAAGCCGGCCCCTCCTGGTGAGACATGCGAGCAACCTCCGCTGCCAGACCTGCCGCCTCTGCGGATCATTCGCCAAGAGCAAACGCTTCCCCTCAGCCAGCAGCGCAGCCTGATGCTGCTGCCGGCCCCAACCCCCCGCTGGCCAGGCGGGTTGCTGGCGTTCGAGGAAAGCCTCGGCCTGCTGATGAGCGACAAGTTCTTCAGTGCTCACCTCTGCACAGACAGCTGGGCCGAAAGCAACCGCAGCAGCACCGAAGAAGAGCGCCGTCATTTCTACGACTGCCTGATGGCCCCCATGGCCCGTCAGGTGGATGCCCTGGTGGAACGGCTCGAAGAGCTCGACATCCGCACCATCGCGCCGGGCCATGGCCCCGCGATCGAAGCCAGTTGGCGCAGCTTGCTGAATGATTACCGCCGCTGGGGAGAAGGCCAGCAAAACGCCACCCTGACGGTGGCCCTGCTGTTCGCCAGCGCCTACGGCAACACCGCAGCCATTGCCGATGCCCTGGCCCGCGGCGTCAGCCGCACCGGAATCCGGGTGAGCAGCTTGAACTGCGAATTCACACCGGCCGATGAACTGGTGAGCACCATCAAACAGGCCGACGCCGTGTTGATCGGCTCACCAACCCTGGGGGGCCATGCCCCCACGCCGATTGTTTCGGCCTTGGGAACCCTGTTGGCGGAGGGAGACCGCAACAAACCCGTGGGGGTGTTCGGCAGCTTCGGCTGGAGCGGCGAAGCAGTGGATCTGCTGGAAACCAAATTGCGGGACGGTGGCTTCAGCTTCGGCTTCGACCCGATCCGCGTGAAGTTCAGTCCGGATGCAGCTCGGGTGAAGGAGCTGGAGGAAACCGGCACCCGTTTTGCCCGCCAACTGCTGCAGAGCCAAAAACGAGCACAGCGGCGCAGTGCTGGCGGCTTGAGCGAAAGCCGCAGCGATCCAGCGGTGCTGGCCCTGGGCCGCGTGATCGGCTCGCTCTGCGTTCTCACCACACGCAAAGCTGATCTGAGCGGCGCCATGGTGGCCAGCTGGGTCAGTCAGGCGAGCTTCAGCCCTCCTGGCATCACCGTGGCCGTCGCCAAAGACCGCGCCGTGGAAGCCTTGCTGCACAAGGGCGATCGCTTCGCCTTGAACGTTTTGGCAGAAGGTCGCGAAACAGCAGCGATGAAGCAGTTCCTGCAACCGTTTGAACCCGGTGCCGATCGCTTTGCAGGCCTGGAGCTCGACGCAAGCCCCGCCGACCAGCCGTTGCTGCCGGATGCGCTCGCCTGGCTGGACGGCAAGGTGAGCCAGCGGATGGAATGCGGCGACCACTGGCTGATCTATGCCGAAGTGGATCACGGTGGGGTACTGGATGCCGAGGGCAGCACCGCGGTGCACCAGCGGCGCAGCGGCGCCAACTACTGA
- a CDS encoding rubrerythrin family protein, with product MDLSKPSTHANLEAAFGGESMANRKYLFFADVAKQLGHKDLAKLFQDTAAQETEHAFAHFRLLHPELVASNPDQLSDGEKQAMLSRCLELAIGGETYEYTTMYPEFAAQAKQDRDSGAEAEFADQSSESKEHAGIFRTAAKNFGLLTPIEQHHAETYGVALEALQGQGTAGQADQPIPGKWICKVCSVIYDPAEGDPDSGIAAGTPFETIPDDWQCPICGVRKASFVPYREAELKSA from the coding sequence ATGGACCTCTCCAAGCCATCCACCCACGCCAATCTCGAAGCCGCCTTCGGCGGCGAGAGCATGGCCAACCGCAAATATCTGTTTTTTGCGGATGTGGCCAAACAACTGGGTCACAAAGACCTGGCCAAGTTGTTTCAAGACACCGCAGCCCAAGAGACAGAGCACGCCTTTGCACACTTCCGGCTGCTGCACCCTGAGCTGGTGGCCAGCAATCCTGACCAACTCAGCGACGGCGAGAAACAGGCCATGCTGAGCCGCTGCCTGGAACTGGCCATTGGAGGTGAGACCTACGAATACACAACGATGTATCCAGAGTTCGCCGCCCAGGCCAAGCAAGACCGGGATAGCGGAGCCGAGGCGGAATTCGCTGATCAAAGCAGCGAATCCAAGGAACATGCCGGCATCTTCCGAACCGCCGCCAAAAACTTCGGCCTGCTGACCCCGATTGAACAGCATCACGCCGAAACCTATGGGGTCGCCCTTGAGGCACTGCAAGGCCAAGGGACAGCAGGCCAGGCCGATCAACCCATCCCGGGCAAATGGATCTGCAAGGTGTGCTCGGTGATCTACGACCCCGCCGAGGGAGATCCGGATTCCGGCATCGCCGCAGGCACCCCCTTCGAAACGATTCCGGACGATTGGCAGTGCCCGATCTGCGGCGTGCGCAAAGCCAGCTTCGTTCCCTACCGCGAAGCGGAGTTGAAATCAGCCTGA
- a CDS encoding helix-turn-helix domain-containing protein: MAELALKVIQGRWKLLILRELVDGIRRFSDLQRALEGVSQKVLTAQLRDLETDGVVHRTVHPEVPPRVEYALTDLGVALLPVLDGLHAWGERQADFNSASR, translated from the coding sequence ATGGCCGAGCTGGCCTTGAAGGTGATTCAGGGGCGCTGGAAATTGCTGATCTTGCGTGAGCTTGTGGACGGCATTCGCCGTTTTTCAGATCTTCAGCGGGCTCTGGAGGGGGTGAGCCAGAAAGTGTTGACCGCTCAGTTGCGCGATCTGGAGACGGATGGTGTGGTCCATCGCACCGTGCATCCCGAGGTTCCGCCGCGCGTGGAATACGCGCTGACGGACCTGGGAGTTGCGTTGTTGCCCGTGCTGGATGGCCTTCACGCTTGGGGAGAGCGTCAGGCTGATTTCAACTCCGCTTCGCGGTAG
- a CDS encoding NADPH-dependent FMN reductase, producing MPSDLIVLTASNGENLKLAERFMKAAAAQNATAELIDLTQLDLPLFTPRVKAAGAGPDLETLHDKLHQTPRWVICAPEYNGSIPPSLTNAIAWLSVTGDDFRALFNGRPIAMATFSGGGGMELLLSLRIQLTHLGAQVVGRQLLSNNAKPPQDDTISDLVQRLLQMSPLAL from the coding sequence ATGCCCTCTGATCTCATCGTTCTGACAGCGAGCAATGGCGAAAACCTGAAGCTGGCTGAACGCTTCATGAAGGCCGCAGCGGCTCAGAACGCCACCGCCGAACTGATCGATCTCACGCAGCTCGACCTGCCTCTGTTCACTCCAAGAGTGAAGGCAGCGGGAGCGGGCCCTGATCTTGAGACTCTGCACGACAAGCTGCACCAAACACCGCGCTGGGTGATCTGCGCACCGGAATACAACGGCTCCATTCCGCCATCCCTCACCAATGCCATTGCCTGGCTCTCAGTGACGGGAGACGACTTCCGGGCCCTCTTCAACGGACGACCGATCGCGATGGCCACCTTCTCCGGCGGTGGCGGCATGGAACTGCTCCTGTCTCTTCGCATCCAACTCACCCACCTCGGGGCCCAAGTCGTTGGACGTCAACTGCTGAGCAACAACGCCAAACCACCGCAAGACGACACCATCAGCGACCTGGTTCAGCGGCTTCTGCAAATGTCACCGCTCGCGCTCTAA
- a CDS encoding pirin-like bicupin family protein has translation MSAAPSISTPAAVMRPAAERFHSQLDWLDSWHSFSFGSHQDPNWMGFGPLRVINDDTIAAGQGFGMHPHRDMEIITVMVDGDLTHADSMGNSEVLRAGEVQRMSAGTGIVHSEMNQTNAPCRLLQIWIEPAQLGIQPAYEQKPFAISESWTPLIEPSASGEAMAIARPLRLWRAQPQRQQQLPLPTAEERLLWIQVIDGELRLQSDGTRQQVLRRGDGLGLVQDTTTSRELIGISDTADVLLFAMA, from the coding sequence ATGTCAGCAGCACCATCCATCAGCACTCCTGCAGCCGTGATGCGCCCGGCTGCCGAGCGCTTTCACAGCCAACTCGACTGGCTCGATTCCTGGCACAGCTTTTCATTCGGCAGCCATCAGGATCCGAACTGGATGGGCTTCGGGCCCTTGCGGGTGATCAACGACGACACCATCGCTGCTGGCCAGGGTTTCGGCATGCACCCCCACCGCGATATGGAAATCATCACCGTGATGGTGGACGGGGACCTGACCCATGCCGACTCCATGGGCAACAGCGAGGTCCTGCGCGCCGGCGAAGTGCAACGGATGAGTGCCGGAACGGGCATCGTGCACAGCGAAATGAACCAAACCAACGCTCCATGCAGGCTGCTGCAGATCTGGATTGAGCCAGCCCAGCTGGGCATCCAACCCGCTTATGAACAAAAGCCCTTCGCGATCAGCGAAAGCTGGACGCCACTGATTGAGCCCAGCGCATCCGGCGAGGCGATGGCCATCGCACGTCCCCTCCGCCTCTGGCGTGCCCAGCCGCAACGACAGCAGCAGTTGCCCTTGCCAACAGCCGAAGAGCGGTTGCTGTGGATTCAGGTGATTGATGGGGAGCTGCGCTTGCAAAGCGATGGCACAAGACAGCAGGTGCTGCGGCGCGGCGACGGGCTTGGACTGGTCCAAGACACGACAACATCACGTGAGCTGATCGGAATCAGCGACACCGCTGACGTCCTGCTCTTCGCCATGGCCTAA